One Actinoplanes missouriensis 431 DNA segment encodes these proteins:
- a CDS encoding DUF4011 domain-containing protein produces MRWDDADGLTGRPDARVRGVLESWRAGLLDFTGSNPLIDVDPSGPGVVAIVSPTPRTIIEALHQGRECGFLGIEEQAEGPRPRAANVFQTEMIDADMDATLHALRRTARRDQYEQGISALYLALGSLHWQDGGQQFASPILLLPVELVCPDPLDYPRLRARPDDPIVNPALAVRLRAYGVELPAVNTIAGLDLTVFWARLDAAISEHPDWHSDEAVLLSRFDVQREVMYTDLVENERQILAHPVIRALATDPLAQPDALRFEPVPVRRIDELAAPDDVPLVLDADAAQRSAIAAAVDGRTFVLRGAPGTGKTQTVANMIACLIHAGKRVLLVSEKAAALDGVKERLGRVGLDDYLLELHSDRIGRLQVAATLAAALDFIPLPPPSLSTDEREELRQHRIRLNAYAEAMNEVREPLGHRLHDVLGMCAQMTDLPAGPVPSALPVPLTTQSLQRVRDAAASLGRAWRPALEGDDFLWRDVIDRNRLDARLHQAQAALEHLVEAVASDRLAAVFDAQALSDAITLTTLVGHAARRPAEVPGEWLTLDSLETVAKAAESLVTHLRSLHRAEEVVRAKAGVTWSALPSPAKLPVVPTLVHLNPPPVELLPLTSAQARGLARRFAEEADRLEQHQHSLDRVTARLGLPNVVAFTDIGRVAAIVDLLSRPDKPEPTWFDTTGMASARAAARVLQRAVDVVKAAESRAREHFNDAALVEPVDELAERFATQHKGMRKLRAPYRRDKRIAAGIARTDVKRSDAVANLAAAAAWKRSIRELEQAEQEYARNLGSHWRHLDTDFDAIQEALKTAEEALRITPPEALPGVIERVCAPTPNSAIIRIVTEARKEFDRFTAALRTPPEPAPRPQLAAGPIHDAVTWLRAHVEPLTAAADLVQAYSTAAGRDFTLAESAAIGLLRETASDAAAALTANAAEYADVLGPLYRGTQTDVDALAGAMSWASEARRVRAGADIAFTPEQAAALAEVRPTDALPSRVAEWQAARDWILRAFAPRRHPSLTATLDDHESARELITALLEDSHGQQEWFDYQAARAVLGEHGLDPVVEFCAHEDLPVDQLLPVLGRALFQSWADMIIREDERLPPLDAASRDRLIREFRLWDTLLERAAAADVMNAVDEMQPSGTAVAEAAVLRAAAAQQGRRPAVRDLLAETRNATFAVKPCMLTIPADVSRLIPSDLYFDVVIVDEASRVPVADAITCAYRASSMIVVGDDRQLGAAPLPGGDGQSILGLAIHCGAFPVLDLTTHYRSRHESLIAFANHSFYAGQLNTFPAAAPAGPDSGVQLYGADGDESLAEEVASRVAHHLVTRPDRTLGVVTCTPELRWEIEAAVADMVGSPDDDRLRGFFVKDLDAVQGDERDVMILAIGTDLGGLDGADGWRRLNVATTRAARRLEVVSSVRGRDLADRENVRHLAAYLDYAVRGEDALELTDPAADAQAPFEDSVRDVIAAWGYHVRTRVGTGAFRVDLAVRLSSRRSAPYVLGIECDGTTYDSAPAARDRDRLREQVLQGLGWRLHRIWGTAWYLDREHEEQRLRIAIDEALAEYPAEPAPELTGDESPVAEAAGEPVESQDPIESLESVEPLADDGLAEVFAEADAEEEAFAEAFAEVYAHTEPEVYAVTEPEVYAETEPEVYAVREPEPVESPEVTIEISAEQAAAAAGPVYQYDEPAGPEPWYLASDYLIDEAGAYLAGVEDAEREAVSFEGQPDVVAAVSDYEHVVVPAIFEQLHRAEIDPVDMHPVAGHEQPYEPEYHEQPQAEYPEPEHQEEPEPAEEEIPVAAHLSEQWAVPYQKAELEPLPAGAGLTDPDTRLQLIDAVRQLAQVEGPVHIAIALQRMREQWGLARITKQARAAIEESITDAGLAWDGTFLSDPGQLVPMVRFRAEDVARKADQIADAELRVALEHLVHDGGVLTVDQLLAATGRLYGWAARRSPEVDARLTTLIADLVDEGHLIHQADGLATAHGLPDATTLPHHEAAKGKKASRPRRSAASRK; encoded by the coding sequence ATGCGGTGGGATGATGCTGACGGGCTGACCGGACGGCCGGATGCGCGGGTTCGCGGAGTGCTGGAGTCCTGGCGTGCCGGTCTGCTGGACTTCACCGGCAGCAATCCGCTGATCGACGTGGATCCCTCGGGGCCGGGCGTCGTGGCGATCGTGAGCCCCACCCCTCGTACCATCATCGAAGCTCTCCATCAGGGCCGGGAGTGCGGCTTCCTCGGGATCGAGGAGCAGGCCGAAGGGCCGCGGCCGCGTGCCGCGAACGTCTTCCAGACCGAGATGATCGACGCGGACATGGACGCGACGCTGCACGCGCTGCGTCGCACGGCCCGCCGTGACCAGTACGAACAGGGCATCTCCGCGCTCTACCTGGCGCTCGGATCACTGCACTGGCAGGACGGCGGCCAGCAGTTCGCCAGCCCGATCCTGCTCCTGCCGGTCGAGCTGGTCTGCCCGGACCCGCTCGACTACCCGCGGCTGCGGGCCCGCCCGGACGACCCGATCGTGAACCCGGCGCTGGCGGTGCGGCTCCGCGCGTACGGCGTCGAGCTCCCCGCCGTGAACACCATCGCCGGCCTGGACCTGACCGTCTTCTGGGCCCGCCTGGACGCCGCGATCAGCGAGCATCCGGACTGGCATTCCGACGAGGCGGTGCTGCTGTCCCGTTTCGACGTGCAGCGGGAGGTGATGTACACCGACCTGGTCGAGAACGAGCGGCAGATCCTCGCCCACCCGGTGATCCGGGCCCTCGCCACCGACCCGCTCGCCCAGCCGGACGCGCTGCGTTTCGAGCCCGTGCCGGTGCGCCGCATCGACGAGCTGGCCGCGCCGGACGACGTCCCGCTGGTCCTGGACGCCGACGCCGCCCAGCGGTCCGCGATCGCGGCGGCGGTGGACGGCCGCACGTTCGTGCTGCGGGGCGCGCCCGGCACCGGCAAGACCCAGACCGTGGCGAACATGATCGCCTGCCTGATCCATGCCGGGAAGCGGGTGCTGCTGGTCTCCGAGAAGGCCGCCGCGCTGGACGGCGTGAAGGAGCGGCTCGGGCGGGTCGGCCTCGACGACTACCTCCTCGAGCTGCACAGCGACCGGATCGGCCGCCTGCAGGTCGCCGCCACGCTCGCCGCCGCGCTGGACTTCATCCCGCTGCCGCCGCCCAGCCTCTCCACCGACGAACGCGAGGAGCTGCGGCAGCACCGGATCCGGCTGAACGCGTACGCGGAGGCGATGAACGAGGTCCGCGAGCCGCTCGGCCACCGGCTGCACGACGTGCTCGGCATGTGCGCGCAGATGACCGACCTCCCGGCCGGTCCGGTGCCGTCGGCGCTGCCGGTGCCGCTGACCACCCAGTCGCTGCAGCGCGTCCGGGACGCCGCGGCGAGCCTGGGCCGCGCCTGGCGTCCGGCGCTGGAGGGCGACGACTTCCTCTGGCGGGACGTGATCGACCGTAACCGCCTGGACGCCCGCCTGCACCAGGCACAGGCCGCCCTGGAGCACCTGGTCGAGGCGGTCGCCAGCGACCGGCTCGCGGCCGTCTTCGACGCGCAGGCGCTGTCCGACGCGATCACGCTGACCACGCTCGTCGGCCACGCCGCCCGCCGGCCCGCCGAGGTGCCCGGCGAGTGGCTCACCCTGGACAGCCTGGAGACCGTCGCGAAGGCGGCCGAGAGCCTGGTCACCCACCTGCGGTCGCTGCACCGGGCGGAGGAGGTGGTCCGCGCGAAGGCCGGCGTCACCTGGTCGGCGCTGCCCTCGCCGGCGAAGCTGCCGGTCGTGCCCACGCTCGTGCACCTGAACCCGCCACCGGTCGAGCTGCTGCCGCTGACCTCGGCGCAGGCCCGTGGCCTGGCCCGCCGGTTCGCCGAGGAGGCCGACCGCCTGGAGCAGCACCAGCACAGCCTGGACCGGGTCACCGCCCGGCTCGGCCTGCCGAACGTCGTCGCGTTCACCGACATCGGCCGGGTGGCAGCGATCGTCGACCTGCTGAGCCGGCCGGACAAACCGGAGCCGACCTGGTTCGACACCACCGGGATGGCGTCCGCGCGGGCCGCCGCCCGGGTGCTGCAGCGCGCGGTCGACGTGGTGAAGGCCGCCGAGTCCCGGGCGCGCGAGCACTTCAACGACGCGGCGCTGGTGGAGCCGGTGGACGAGCTCGCCGAGCGGTTCGCCACCCAGCACAAGGGGATGCGCAAGCTGCGGGCGCCGTACCGGCGGGACAAGCGGATCGCGGCCGGCATCGCGCGCACCGACGTGAAGCGGTCGGACGCGGTCGCCAACCTCGCCGCGGCGGCCGCCTGGAAGCGGTCGATCCGGGAGCTGGAGCAGGCCGAGCAGGAGTACGCCCGGAACCTGGGCAGCCACTGGCGGCACCTGGACACCGACTTCGACGCGATCCAGGAGGCGCTGAAGACCGCCGAGGAGGCGCTGCGGATCACCCCGCCGGAGGCGCTGCCGGGCGTCATCGAACGGGTCTGCGCGCCGACCCCGAACAGCGCGATCATCCGGATCGTCACCGAGGCGCGCAAGGAGTTCGACAGGTTCACCGCGGCGCTGCGCACGCCGCCGGAGCCGGCGCCCCGGCCGCAACTCGCCGCGGGACCGATCCACGACGCGGTCACCTGGCTGCGGGCGCACGTGGAGCCGCTCACCGCCGCCGCGGACCTGGTCCAGGCGTACAGCACGGCGGCCGGGCGGGACTTCACGCTCGCCGAGTCGGCCGCGATCGGCCTGCTCCGGGAAACCGCCTCGGACGCGGCGGCGGCGCTCACCGCGAACGCCGCCGAGTACGCCGACGTGCTCGGCCCGCTCTACCGCGGCACCCAGACCGACGTGGACGCCCTGGCCGGCGCGATGTCCTGGGCGTCCGAGGCACGCCGGGTACGGGCCGGCGCCGACATCGCGTTCACGCCGGAGCAGGCGGCCGCCCTCGCCGAGGTCCGGCCCACCGACGCGCTGCCGTCCCGGGTCGCGGAGTGGCAGGCCGCCCGGGACTGGATCCTGCGGGCCTTCGCGCCGCGCCGGCACCCGTCGCTGACCGCGACCCTCGACGACCACGAGAGCGCCCGCGAGCTGATCACCGCGCTGCTCGAGGACAGCCACGGCCAGCAGGAGTGGTTCGACTACCAGGCGGCGCGGGCGGTGCTCGGCGAGCACGGCCTGGACCCGGTCGTGGAGTTCTGCGCGCACGAGGACCTGCCCGTCGACCAGCTGCTGCCGGTGCTGGGACGGGCGCTGTTCCAGTCCTGGGCCGACATGATCATCCGCGAGGACGAGCGGCTGCCCCCGCTCGACGCGGCGTCCCGGGACCGGCTGATCCGCGAGTTCCGGCTCTGGGACACGCTGCTGGAACGGGCCGCGGCCGCCGACGTGATGAACGCCGTCGACGAGATGCAGCCGTCCGGCACGGCGGTCGCCGAGGCCGCGGTGCTGCGGGCCGCCGCCGCGCAGCAGGGCCGCCGGCCGGCGGTCCGGGACCTGCTCGCCGAGACCCGCAACGCCACCTTCGCGGTGAAGCCGTGCATGCTGACCATCCCGGCCGACGTGAGCCGGCTGATCCCGTCCGACCTCTACTTCGACGTCGTGATCGTCGACGAGGCGTCCCGGGTGCCGGTCGCGGACGCGATCACCTGCGCGTACCGGGCCAGCTCGATGATCGTGGTGGGTGACGACCGGCAGCTCGGGGCGGCGCCGCTGCCCGGCGGCGACGGCCAGTCCATCCTCGGCCTGGCCATCCACTGCGGGGCGTTCCCGGTGCTGGACCTGACCACGCACTACCGCAGCCGGCACGAGTCGCTCATCGCGTTCGCCAACCACAGCTTCTACGCGGGACAGCTCAACACGTTCCCGGCCGCCGCGCCGGCCGGTCCGGACTCGGGTGTGCAGCTGTACGGGGCCGACGGCGACGAGTCGCTCGCCGAGGAGGTCGCCAGCCGGGTCGCGCACCACCTGGTCACCCGCCCGGACCGTACGCTCGGCGTGGTCACCTGCACGCCGGAGCTGCGCTGGGAGATCGAGGCCGCGGTCGCCGACATGGTCGGCTCACCGGACGACGACCGGCTGCGCGGCTTCTTCGTGAAGGACCTCGACGCGGTGCAGGGCGACGAGCGGGACGTGATGATCCTGGCGATCGGCACGGACCTGGGCGGCCTGGACGGCGCGGACGGGTGGCGGCGGCTCAACGTCGCGACGACCCGCGCGGCCCGCCGCCTCGAGGTGGTCTCCTCGGTGCGCGGCCGGGACCTCGCGGACCGCGAAAATGTGCGGCATCTCGCCGCCTATCTGGACTATGCGGTACGCGGTGAGGACGCGCTCGAGCTGACGGATCCGGCGGCCGACGCGCAGGCGCCGTTCGAGGACTCGGTGCGGGACGTGATCGCCGCCTGGGGCTATCACGTGCGGACCCGGGTCGGCACCGGCGCTTTCCGGGTCGACCTGGCGGTCCGCCTCTCGTCCCGGCGCAGCGCCCCCTACGTCCTCGGCATCGAGTGCGACGGCACCACGTACGATTCCGCGCCCGCCGCCCGGGACCGGGACCGCCTGCGTGAGCAGGTCCTGCAGGGGCTGGGCTGGCGGCTGCACCGGATCTGGGGCACGGCCTGGTACCTGGACCGCGAGCACGAGGAGCAGCGGCTGCGGATCGCCATCGACGAGGCCCTCGCCGAGTACCCCGCCGAGCCGGCGCCGGAGCTGACCGGCGACGAGAGCCCGGTGGCCGAGGCCGCCGGGGAGCCGGTCGAGTCGCAGGACCCGATCGAGTCGCTGGAGTCGGTCGAGCCGCTGGCCGACGACGGGCTGGCCGAGGTGTTCGCCGAGGCCGATGCCGAGGAGGAGGCCTTCGCCGAGGCGTTCGCCGAGGTCTACGCGCACACCGAGCCCGAGGTGTACGCGGTCACCGAACCCGAGGTGTACGCCGAGACCGAGCCCGAGGTGTACGCGGTCCGCGAGCCCGAGCCGGTGGAGAGCCCCGAGGTCACCATCGAGATCAGCGCGGAACAGGCGGCGGCCGCGGCCGGACCGGTCTACCAGTACGACGAGCCGGCCGGCCCCGAGCCGTGGTACCTGGCCTCCGACTACCTGATCGACGAGGCCGGCGCCTACCTCGCCGGAGTGGAGGACGCCGAGCGCGAGGCCGTGTCGTTCGAGGGCCAGCCCGACGTGGTGGCCGCGGTCAGCGACTACGAGCACGTCGTCGTCCCGGCGATCTTCGAGCAGCTGCACCGCGCCGAGATCGACCCGGTCGACATGCACCCGGTCGCCGGGCACGAGCAGCCCTACGAGCCGGAATACCACGAGCAGCCGCAGGCCGAGTATCCCGAGCCGGAGCACCAGGAGGAGCCGGAACCGGCCGAGGAGGAGATCCCGGTCGCCGCGCACCTCAGCGAGCAGTGGGCCGTCCCGTACCAGAAAGCGGAGCTGGAGCCCCTCCCGGCCGGCGCCGGACTGACCGACCCGGACACCCGCCTGCAGCTGATCGACGCCGTGCGGCAGCTGGCGCAGGTGGAGGGACCCGTGCACATCGCGATCGCGTTGCAGCGGATGCGCGAGCAGTGGGGTCTCGCCCGGATCACCAAGCAGGCCCGGGCGGCCATCGAAGAGTCGATCACCGATGCCGGGCTTGCCTGGGACGGCACGTTCCTGAGCGACCCCGGCCAGCTCGTGCCGATGGTCCGGTTCCGGGCCGAGGACGTGGCCCGCAAGGCCGACCAGATCGCCGACGCCGAGCTGCGGGTGGCCCTGGAACACCTGGTCCACGACGGTGGCGTGCTCACCGTGGACCAGCTGCTGGCCGCCACCGGCCGGCTCTACGGCTGGGCCGCGCGCCGATCGCCCGAGGTGGACGCCCGGCTCACCACGCTGATCGCGGACCTGGTCGACGAGGGACACCTGATCCACCAGGCGGATGGGCTGGCCACTGCGCACGGCCTGCCGGACGCGACCACCCTGCCCCACCACGAGGCCGCGAAAGGAAAGAAGGCGTCACGGCCGCGACGGTCGGCGGCCAGCCGGAAGTGA
- a CDS encoding esterase-like activity of phytase family protein, which produces MGKIIKRALAGAGAVALTVTLAGTASVAGGHHSRVTTPTLTGWASLPAGTFVPGSEPSGSLVTGNLNGFTAPFADQPVQGFSGIADNGDGTFDVLSDNGYGNQANSGDFLLRVQRLAPVFRDNSVDVLGGVNLTDPDGFVPWKLTRADRVLTGADFDVESIVKAKDGSYWIGDEFGPYLMHFDRAGRLLAAPAPLDGVVAPETAARTGVPATLGGSKGFEGMAASPDGRYLYPLLEGTVTGDTAGSLRLNQFDLRTRKYTGKRWTYQLDSPSHAIGDAIAVDKDRFLIIERDGGQGATAVHKKIYLATKRSNGMLAKKLVVDLMNIANPRRLGGFGTTFTFPFQTIEDVVILDDKTIAVLNDNNFPFSSGRAAGAADNNEWITIALPESLHPDKRVLR; this is translated from the coding sequence ATGGGAAAGATCATCAAACGTGCGCTGGCGGGCGCCGGCGCCGTCGCGCTCACCGTGACCCTGGCCGGGACCGCCTCGGTGGCCGGCGGTCACCACTCCCGGGTCACCACCCCGACCCTGACCGGCTGGGCCTCGCTGCCCGCCGGGACGTTCGTGCCGGGCAGCGAGCCGTCCGGCAGCCTGGTCACCGGCAACCTGAACGGCTTCACCGCGCCCTTCGCGGACCAGCCGGTGCAGGGCTTCTCCGGGATCGCCGACAACGGTGACGGCACGTTCGACGTGCTCTCCGACAACGGGTACGGCAACCAGGCCAACTCGGGTGACTTCCTGCTCCGCGTCCAGCGTCTCGCGCCGGTGTTCCGGGACAACTCCGTGGACGTGCTCGGCGGCGTCAACCTGACCGACCCGGACGGTTTCGTGCCGTGGAAGCTGACCCGCGCGGACCGGGTCCTGACCGGCGCCGACTTCGACGTGGAGTCGATCGTCAAGGCGAAGGACGGCTCGTACTGGATCGGTGACGAGTTCGGCCCGTACCTGATGCACTTCGACCGTGCCGGGCGCCTGCTCGCCGCGCCCGCGCCGCTCGACGGCGTGGTGGCGCCGGAGACCGCGGCCCGGACCGGCGTGCCCGCGACCCTGGGCGGCAGCAAGGGCTTCGAGGGCATGGCCGCGTCGCCCGACGGCCGGTACCTCTACCCGCTGCTGGAGGGCACGGTCACCGGTGACACCGCCGGCAGCCTGCGGCTCAACCAGTTCGACCTGCGCACCCGCAAGTACACCGGCAAGCGCTGGACCTACCAGCTCGACTCGCCGTCGCACGCCATCGGTGACGCGATCGCCGTCGACAAGGACCGCTTCCTGATCATCGAGCGGGACGGCGGCCAGGGCGCCACCGCGGTGCACAAGAAGATCTACCTGGCCACCAAGCGCTCCAACGGCATGCTCGCCAAGAAGCTCGTCGTCGACCTGATGAACATCGCCAACCCGCGCCGGCTGGGCGGTTTCGGCACCACGTTCACCTTCCCGTTCCAGACCATCGAGGACGTGGTGATCCTGGACGACAAGACCATCGCGGTGCTGAACGACAACAACTTCCCGTTCTCCTCCGGCCGCGCCGCCGGTGCCGCCGACAACAACGAGTGGATCACCATCGCGCTGCCCGAGTCGCTGCACCCGGACAAGCGGGTCCTCCGCTGA